A region from the Oncorhynchus clarkii lewisi isolate Uvic-CL-2024 chromosome 8, UVic_Ocla_1.0, whole genome shotgun sequence genome encodes:
- the LOC139415139 gene encoding clusterin-like, with protein sequence MMKVLGSIVGLALLLVSAQCLLPPSKDDLNQISLLGMKYLDKQIENAISGVKEMKTVMERSGEDHEKFLSALEKTSQQKEDALKAAQEMETKLSEEQEVCNGTMQSLWEECKPCLKNTCIKYYSRTCSSGAGLVGRQLEEVLNRTSPFSIWINGENMDVLEREDQEQSWRFQNLEERYSNVADGVDSIFTDSMRVFDHMRSLNPPMFPSPYRMPSIWGQGERANERAKAGEVHSRVVRSPLKDPDFHGFHNMFAPMMDMAWNIFGSMGPFMDADANFDINPSEEGSVNEDVVVTKPSGMTCREIRRNSAGCIKLRGECEKCVAIQDIDCSGKKPLTGPLKEELEQALAMAEKFTQEYNKQLRRFEEKMSNTSSLLDLFSKQFGWVSALANNTDTKDGIFKIETVMSKDTEDPEKPGDTNVSVQLFNTPAMTFSVPGDITWNDPKFSEVVAQEALDRYKQTTVVVK encoded by the exons ATGATGAAAGTCTTAGGGTCAATAGTGGGCCTTGCCCTGCTCCTGGTCTCTGCTCAGTGTCTACTGCCTCCATCCAAGGACGATCTAAACC AGATTTCCCTCCTCGGAATGAAGTACCTGGACAAGCAGATAGAAAATGCTATCAGTGGGGTGAAGGAGATGAAGACAGTGATGGAGAGGTCTGGAGAGGACCATGAGAAGTTCCTGAGTGCCCTGGAGAAAACTTCACAGCAAAAAGAG GATGCTCTGAAGGCAGCTCAGGAGATGGAGACGAAGCTGAGTGAGGAGCAGGAGGTGTGTAACGGCACCATGCAGTCTCTGTGGGAGGAGTGCAAGCCCTGCCTGAAGAACACCTGCATCAAGTACTACTCCAGGACCTGCAGCAGTGGCGCTGGACTAGTCGGCAGACAG CTGGAAGAGGTTCTGAACAGGACCTCTCCATTCTCCATCTGGATCAACGGGGAGAACATGGATGTTCTGGAGCGAGAGGACCAGGAGCAGAGCTGGAGGTTCCAGAATCTGGAGGAGCGTTACTCCAACGTGGCCGATGGGGTGGACAGCATCTTCACTGACAGCATGAGGGTGTTTGACCACATGCGCTCCCTCAACCCTCCCATGTTCCCCAGCCCCTACCGCATGCCCAGCATCTGGGGTCAGGGTGAGAGGGCCAATGAGAGAGCAAAGGCGGGCGAGGTGCATTCCCGTGTGGTCAGGTCCCCTCTGAAGGACCCAGACTTCCATGGGTTCCACAACATGTTTGCTCCCATGATGGACATGGCCTGGAATATCTTTGGCTCCATGGGGCCTTTCATGGATGCAGATGCTAACTTTGACATCAACCCCTCAGAGG AGGGGAGTGTGAATGAGGATGTTGTTGTGACAAAGCCTTCCGGTATGACCTGCAGAGAGATACGTCGCAATTCTGCTGGCTGCATTAAACTGCGAGGAGAGTGTGAAAAATGTGTAGCGATCCAGGATATTG ACTGCTCTGGGAAGAAGCCTCTGACTGGTCCTCTGAAGGAGGAGCTGGAGCAGGCCCTGGCCATGGCTGAGAAGTTCACCCAGGAGTACAACAAGCAGCTGAGGAGGTTTGAGGAGAAGATGTCTAACACATCCAGCCTGCTGGACCTGTTCAGCAAGCAGTTTGGCTGGGTGTCTGCCCTGGCCAACAATACCGACACCAAGGATGGAATCTTCAAGATTGAAACA GTCATGTCCAAGGACACGGAGGACCCTGAGAAACCAGGGGACACCAACGTGTCTGTGCAGCTGTTTAACACCCCTGCCATGACCTTCAGTGTGCCTGGAGACATTACCTGGAACGACCCGAAGTTCTCAGAGGTGGTGGCACAGGAGGCCCTTGACCGCTACAAACAGACAACAGT AGTGGTGAAGTAG